The Fusarium fujikuroi IMI 58289 draft genome, chromosome FFUJ_chr05 DNA segment CAGCCGAAAGAGGTCAGTACATTGGTCTGACAGCTGTTCCATCTGTGCTGGGTCCATCGCTAGGTCCAATTATAGGTGGCGTGCTCGCAGAGTTTCTAGGCTGGAGGTCAATTTTCTGgtttctcgccatcttcgccGGTGTAGCCATCGTTCTTCTCGCTTTGTTTTACCCAGAAACATGCCGTGAGATCGTCGGAGATGGCAGTATCAAAGCGCCTTTGGTGTACCGTTCAGTATGGCAGATTCTTGTATCCCGACGGAAGCGGTCTGAGTCGGAGAAGAACGGTCTGAGTCGACAAGGCTCACGAGCTTCGACcgtcaagaagttcaagttCAAGTTCCCCAATGTCCTCGACTCGATTTTGATGTTGTTTGAGAAAGAAACCGGTTTCCTTCTCGGCTTCAGCAGTATCTGCTTCGCAGGATTCTACTGCATAGCCACCGCCATGCCCACGCTATTCAAGGAGATATATGGCTACAACGAACTTGAGATTGGACTAACCTTCCTCCCCATGGCAGCTGGATCAGTCATTGCAGCATTCATCGTGGGTGCTTTTACAAATCGCAACTTTAAGCGGCATTGCGAGAAACAGGGCATCCCATACGAGCGAAGTAAGCAGCAAGACCTATCCGGTTTTCCAATTGAGCGTGCTCGTCTGGAAATCGGCTTTCCTCTCCTGATGCTCGCAGCTGCTACGCTCGTCTGTTGGGGATGGGCCGTTCATGCCCGGGCTCATATTGCTGTCCCGTGCGTGCTGAGTGGAATCTTGGGCGTAGGAGTCGTTGGCTTTAACAATACAGTCAATTCGCTGCTGATTGACATCCATCCCAGGAAGGCTGGCACGGCAAGCGCTGCGAATAACCTGACGCGTTGCTTGGTTGGGGCGGGAGCCAGTGCAGCGATTGTGCCCATGATTGATGCCATGGGTACTGGCTGGGCTTTCACCCTCGTTGGAGGACTCTATGTCCTAGGGTGCCCTATTTTGATCACTGTCATGGTACGTGGAGTTAAATGGCGGGACGAGTTGAGagtgaaagaagagaagaaacaaaaggcCGAGGATGCCCAAGAGTGAAGTTGAATAGAGTTTGCTAAGAAGCAACGAGCACCCAATGCAGGGATCTGATACATGGAATACAACGTAGAGTCTCGATCAGACTGGTTATCAACAGAGACACATTTTAATAGAATgatttatctttaatttaagggTCAAATGATTTGTTGGTAATGAGAGTGTCGAGGTTACTATTGCCGAGAATGTGGGGATTACCTCTTTGACGCTCATCTTTTTACACCTGCAAAATTTGACCTTCCAACTGAATGGTGTCACATTGGATCTTGTCAGTCCCGCCCGTTGCGATGATTCGCCCTTAACACAATGCCTTTCTCTTATTTTTTCACCGGGATCCAATCGCTCGGCAGTTTCTTGGCCCAGGTCCTCTCGCGAATAGTTTTCTCGTTATTCATCTTGACGATCACTATCGCCATCTACAGGGTATCTTTCCATCCTCTGGCCCGTGTTCCTGGACCAAGACTGGCAGCGATTTCAAGCTTCTGGCATGCATATAATGCTCGAATGGGGCGTATGGCATATCTTGGGAAGACGCTTCATAGAAAATACGGACCTGTTGTGCGTGTTGGTCCTAATGAAGTATGGTTCAATAGCAAAGAGGCTTTTCATGCCATTTACAGTTCGTGTCTCACCTCATACACAACTGTCGACTGACAGTTTCACCAGGTAGTGGGAGTGGCTATGAAAAGTCCGACTTTTACTGTAAATACCAAATTATTCACATAAAATAGCAGAGCGAGAACTGACATCCATGTATAGTGGCAACTGCCTTGAGCAAACCTCACATTGATTGGCATCTCAACCCCGAATTCCAAGATAATCTCGATCTTCTATCAGAGCGAGATGTGAGACGCTACCGTCTTCAGCGCCGACTCATTGGGCCTGTGTACCAGACCTCCAATCTGATTCAGTATGAAGCTGCAATTGATGAGGTTCTTGCACGCTCTATCGCCAAGCTAAAGACATTGAACGGTGCTCAGGTTGAACTCAATGAGTGGATGCACATCATCGCCGTCGAATGCCTTGGTGCTGTCGTGCTATCCTGGTCGCCAGGAATGCTAAAGAATGGTACTGATAATGGCTCTGGTGCTCACGCATACCATGGCTGGAGACGAAAGAGTGTCTTTGGTTTGTTCCCGATGGCCGCTAAGTTGGAGTTCTTACACAAGTCGATCGGGCGACTCTTCAGTACAATTTGGGGCGTAAACTTCCAACCGCCAAAGAACTTCCGGCCATTCTTTCCGGTGAGATAATCTCGCCGATATCGTAAAAGGTTGCGGTGCTGATTTGCATAGGATGTCGGTAAAAGAGTTTCAAGACGTGTCAACGCAGCCACGAAGTCCAAGCTCAATAAAGATAGTCGCAAAGATCTCCTAGCAGATTTGATCCATCTGCACAGAAAGAAGCCTAACTTTACAGAAATTTACCTTCGCAAAATGGCTGTGACCAACTTCGGTGCTGGGCATGAGACCATGGCATCAACACTTACCTCGATCTTTGCGCTACTTGGCTCAAACGAAGAGGTTCAGGAACAAGTATctcttgagatccttgagaCAAGTAATCCCGCCGAATACTCCACTGCACCACGCTTACCAGAGACGCAATCGCTCATCAAGGAAGCCAAGCGGCTGTATCCCGTCATCAGCATGTCATTGCCGCGCAAGGTTCCTTCAGAAggt contains these protein-coding regions:
- a CDS encoding related to pisatin demethylase translates to MPFSYFFTGIQSLGSFLAQVLSRIVFSLFILTITIAIYRVSFHPLARVPGPRLAAISSFWHAYNARMGRMAYLGKTLHRKYGPVVRVGPNEVWFNSKEAFHAIYSSGSGYEKSDFYLATALSKPHIDWHLNPEFQDNLDLLSERDVRRYRLQRRLIGPVYQTSNLIQYEAAIDEVLARSIAKLKTLNGAQVELNEWMHIIAVECLGAVVLSWSPGMLKNGTDNGSGAHAYHGWRRKSVFGLFPMAAKLEFLHKSIGRLFSTIWGVNFQPPKNFRPFFPDVGKRVSRRVNAATKSKLNKDSRKDLLADLIHLHRKKPNFTEIYLRKMAVTNFGAGHETMASTLTSIFALLGSNEEVQEQVSLEILETSNPAEYSTAPRLPETQSLIKEAKRLYPVISMSLPRKVPSEGLHLHGYHFPPNTTVGCNPVALHRNPDIFGSDSDMFNPARWLTADPDAARAMERVNLSWGGGSRSCPGRHLAELVVFKTVPALVKEFKIEVDLPPEDKNRSYFLSMLIGVKARFIERDAELTSVEE
- a CDS encoding probable dityrosine transporter → MSAPKQDDDHIGDSESTHTRVSDHDPEKQSNAEIEVPDAPYSSFSLWQKRLIVLAAASTALFSPMTAQIYFPALPAIANDLGVTTSQINLTVTTYMIFQGITPMFIGSLADSGGRRPAYLVCFTIYIAANIGLALAPSYGALLGLRCLQSAGSASTVALCFAVVADVVTSAERGQYIGLTAVPSVLGPSLGPIIGGVLAEFLGWRSIFWFLAIFAGVAIVLLALFYPETCREIVGDGSIKAPLVYRSVWQILVSRRKRSESEKNGLSRQGSRASTVKKFKFKFPNVLDSILMLFEKETGFLLGFSSICFAGFYCIATAMPTLFKEIYGYNELEIGLTFLPMAAGSVIAAFIVGAFTNRNFKRHCEKQGIPYERSKQQDLSGFPIERARLEIGFPLLMLAAATLVCWGWAVHARAHIAVPCVLSGILGVGVVGFNNTVNSLLIDIHPRKAGTASAANNLTRCLVGAGASAAIVPMIDAMGTGWAFTLVGGLYVLGCPILITVMVRGVKWRDELRVKEEKKQKAEDAQE